AAATGTGGGTAAGTACCTTAAAATTCGTTGTGATGTAAATCACTTCATtccttttaaaatgaataaaacaatattatcttaCATTTGAGCTCAAACGACAAACATTTAATTccagaaaattatatattttcttgtactgtttattaattgtatatttttcgtAGACCAGCACTTTTTTTGTGTCTATGCTAATTACTATAAAATGGCAccttgtaaataaaaagaaaacaaaatttattatgagcaattgtaattaaattatttacctaaacattttattatggcCATTCTTAAATCATTATCTCCTTTCATTaaccaaattttaaaaaggagAAGGTTTCCAATTTGAAAGTTGTCATCTAAAGTACAATTCCCgaacaattaaaacaatattacaattcatatttttgtgatttttttaaatgtttttgttaacGTTTTAACGAATATGTAaggtaaatatattgtttatttaaaaaaaaaactcctgATAGCATAGGTTTGTTCATACGAGGCTTGAAATAGAAATGAACATTCAAATCATACAATTTCTCGTTTAAAATagctgtattttttaaaataaaggcGACAggattatgtatttaattaagctTTTTGTCTATTGTTACATAATTTCTATATCAGATTTtagatttagattttatttaaacggTCTCATTTAAACGACCTCTTATGAtacaaatttgtaatattttgtaccTAAAAGTCTGTACTTACAGCTTTCTTTTTATGACCATTGGAAAACAAACTGtcttacaaaacaaataaagcgGGATTAAGTACTACTCAGATATTAATGgtccataaataaatttaaatttaactattGGCACGAGCATCTTAGCaggaatgtataaaatattaattaaaatcttcaaaaaaaaaaaaacgaaacaaacaacaaaatagtAACATGCAAGCCATTAAACTAAGCTactatataaattacaaaagaacTAACTTATTAGCTATGTGatttattacctacttaaGAAATGACTCATTACACTGGCCTATAAActagagaaataaatattaagacaatttttcatacaaatcacctaatattttacaagatattatagaaaaaaaaaaacaatatttgtacATTAAATTTTGAGCATCCGCTAACTGGCCGTGGATCCCATTATTCTAATAAAACTACTGGTAAAAATAACACTGGCATAGTTTTGAGACTGGCATTTAAGTAACTTACATAAGAGAAATTAACTTAACCTTTCTTTAATATGACACCATCGAATAGCTGCTACAAATACTCGTACAAGTGAGCTCtatagaagaaagaagaaatacaagaaataatacaaaaaaattgtagttaCACAGATCCTTTCAATATCAGCTTGTACCCTAGTTTTAGACTGCCGATTTTATCGACGATTTTATCGAATTGagcaaaattatgaaatttcttAAGAAACTACTATATTGAAACTTTCATTCGCGACAGTCGacttaaacaattaattattataacttacTAAAAACTGGTAGTCAAATCAGGTAAACGAAAAGAAGGAATGTACAAGTTTCTTAAATACTGTATGGcagagtatttttaaaatacaatcgATTAGTAtttacacaataaataaaaaagaaacgtgGCTTAATATGTTCAACCCGTCATTGGCACTTCTTCAGTCCTTTTCGGAACTAGAGACAGATCAAGAGGATTCTTCATTATGTCCTTAGTAGTGTCTTCACCCAAATCAATTCTCAGCTCAGGTTCTGAATCGCTGACTTCATCATTTTTAGGGCTTCTATATAGAACAGCTGTAGATTTTATTGAGAGATCTATGGGTTGATCTTGGTCTATTGCTACGCCAGCTACCGCCGGAGAATGTAGTATAGTTTCACCTCCATTCCTTACTTGCCAAGTAGCAACTGCTGGTGGGACATTTCTGAAATTCTGTAAAGATGCAGGCAGAAACGGTCTTGGTGAAAAACTCGGTGAAGCTGACAACGGCCCATAAGGAGACGGTGGCATTGTTAGTGGTTTTCTTCTTCTCACATCTTTAGTTTGATTTCTTACAACTTGTAATCTAACATCTTTCTCACTACTTGGAGAAGATGTCGGTCTGAAGATGCTTAGACCACTGGTGCTTCTTGAACTATTGTCGTCTTCCGGATCAGCTGATGATGCGCCTGAGTCCGATGGTGAGACGCTTTGCCTGGTAACGTCATCAGTGAAATGATTCTTCTCTGAGTTCTTGTAATATTCGGCCAGAGCGGCCGCTGGTAATAGATTGTTTGGCAGAAACGATGGATTGATGGATGTGTTGAAGTTAGGCGGTGATTTGTTGGTATGTAGATGACTTATTTGTTGTTGCTGCTGTTCTTGTAGAAGGCAGTGGATTTTGAACCAGTTGGATCTCCTGCCGTATCTTGACCCAGATTTAGACATGCCAACAAGGAGGCATTTTCGTAATCTACATGCTTTGCAGGCCGTCCTGTTCTTCTTATTGATGACACATTCGCTGTTGTTCTTGCATTCAGATATCGACGATATATTGTTGTATGTCCTCCCGAAGAACGACTGaaacaagagaaaaatataatgttagtaCTGTCAGCGATACGTGTTTCGTAGATACAGAGATTGGAATAGTACATACTATTATATagtttacattataataaagatgTATGTTATATAGAATGATAATCTCGTTAAACACCTAATTCGTATAGAATTATTTTCCGATTTCCATCttttagaatctcaatttcttcTTGGCATTTCTCTTGTAAGCGAGCCaccaaactgtcactatttgaatcatacACCTATAAGAGACCTTTCACTCTTTTTGagaccattggctctgtctacctcataagggatatagtctatatagacgttactttatgtatgtataaagtctCTTTCTTTACaggatttatatttaatataattgatatttaaatagtgactagTTGTaagcaaattctaaatgaacatttttaaaaggttTCGTCTAGATTGACTTTAAACTacacgggaaccacacggcactaatatatatatatataatataaagtttaaaattcataaataatgatGATGTAACCgctgacaataaaaataaaccaaacaaAACAGTTACA
The window above is part of the Amyelois transitella isolate CPQ chromosome 11, ilAmyTran1.1, whole genome shotgun sequence genome. Proteins encoded here:
- the LOC106133283 gene encoding protein embryonic gonad gives rise to the protein MNQQCKVCGEPAAGFHFGAFTCEGCKSFFGRTYNNISSISECKNNSECVINKKNRTACKACRLRKCLLVGMSKSGSRYGRRSNWFKIHCLLQEQQQQQISHLHTNKSPPNFNTSINPSFLPNNLLPAAALAEYYKNSEKNHFTDDVTRQSVSPSDSGASSADPEDDNSSRSTSGLSIFRPTSSPSSEKDVRLQVVRNQTKDVRRRKPLTMPPSPYGPLSASPSFSPRPFLPASLQNFRNVPPAVATWQVRNGGETILHSPAVAGVAIDQDQPIDLSIKSTAVLYRSPKNDEVSDSEPELRIDLGEDTTKDIMKNPLDLSLVPKRTEEVPMTG